In the Oscarella lobularis chromosome 14, ooOscLobu1.1, whole genome shotgun sequence genome, one interval contains:
- the LOC136195680 gene encoding tyrosine-protein kinase RYK-like, whose product MAASAIVLCVLLRIVGGTLDIYLDKNETKAFGMSESRFYYVRNGDLVDGSFRNPHVIPYDKSGIRFTWNAQSSWLYSMRFQSSDESVMRQPSTLINAIGIVPRNVSSFFISLPCAGTGEATFRFALNISDLRYSSVRALIVSIQRPRLCGRNVKHVTPAPPPKDPNDNTVSNKGGDDSLDEEKTSWTFKLTVAVASTILAIVIIIFIGFQYRKCNEPKLSEAQARAELITLRSLPGDVALGTMNPKTTLNGNCNDSGYASRVVDSGRSAASKLKSVQVDRRRISLEVTVKEGTIGIFCLGKLGHFDPDMVSVGSRVTREKSPHLGGEDVLVKAIKGGASDRDIHQFLATASKFVLDPHRNVLTVIGITSAMTGLPAIVYPFVSDGVILKEMLRKHKKTNASGIPLQPLSVPQLVYISAQLARGLNHLARNRVVHADIATRNCLITGQLQVMITDGVLGSDLYPDEYDSIGGPNGERLPVKWMAAETLAGGPCRTESNVWSFGVSVWEIMTQGDVPYEKESPGNMLAYLTEGQRLDQPPSCPNQVFSLMGQCWALSPEDRPNFHQLTISLHEFYAALTCFI is encoded by the exons ATGGCGGCGTCTGCGATCGTCCTGTGCGTTCTGCTCCGAATCGTCGGCGGCACGCTCGACATCTACCTCGACAAGAATGAAACGAAAGCCTTCG GAATGTCAGAAAGTCGTTTCTACTACGTAAGAAacggcgatctcgtcgacggatcgttccGCAATCCTCACGTCATACCGTACGACAAGTCGGGCATCCGTTTCACGTGGAACGCACAATCATCG TGGCTCTACTCGATGCGATTCCAATCGAGCGACGAGAGCGTCATGCGTCAGCCGTCGACTCTAATCAACGCCATCGGAATCGTACCGCGAAACGTTTCGT CCTTCTTCATCTCGTTGCCGTGCGCCGGCACGGGcgaggcgacgtttcgcttcgcGCTCAACATAAGCGATTTGCGATACTCCTCGGTGCGCGCGCTCATCGTTTCCATTCAGCGACCGCGCCTGTGCGGACGCAACGTCAAGC ATGTTacgccggcgccgccgccaaagGATCCTAACG ATAACACCGTTTCGAACAAAGGCGGAGACGATTCTTTAGACGAGGAGAAGACGTCGTGGACGTTCAAGCTCACCGTCGCCGTGGCGTCGACCATCCTAgccatcgtcatcatcatcttcatcggATTCCAATATAGAAAGTGCAACGAGCCGAAGCTGAGCGAAGCCCAAGCGAGAGCGGAACTGATAACGCTACGATCTCTgcccggcgacgtcgccctCGGAACGATGAATCCCAAGACGACGCTGAACGGAAACTGCAATGACT CCGGTTACGCGAGCCGAGTCGTTGACAGCGGGCGCTCCGCCGCGTCTAAGCTGAAAAGCGTTCAAGTCGACcgaagacgaatttctcttGAGGTGACCGTGAAGGAAG GCACTATTGGCATCTTCTGCCTTGGCAAATTGGGTCACTTCGATCCGGATATGGTCAGTGTGGGCAGTCGAGTGACTCGCGAAAAGAGCCCCCATCTGGGTGGCGAGGACGTGCTGGTAAAAGCAATCAAAGGCGGCGCGTCCGATCGCGACATACACCAGTTCCTCGCAACCGCGTCCAAATTTGTCCTCGATCCCCATCGCAATGTTCTCACAGTTATTGGCATAACCTCCGCAATGACCGGCCTTCCGGCCATCGTCTATCCCTTCGTATCAGACGGCGTCATCTTGAAAGAAATGCTACGTAAAcacaagaaaacgaacgctTCGGGAATTCCGTTgcag CCGCTATCCGTGCCTCAGCTCGTATACATATCCGCTCAGCTTGCGCGCGGGCTGAACCACTTGGCTCGAAATCGGGTCGTACACGCGGACAtcgcgacgagaaattgCCT AATTACTGGCCAGTTACAGGTGATGATCaccgacggcgttctcgGTAGCGACTTGTATCCGGATGAATATGACTCGATTGGAGGGCCCAACGGAGAGCGGCTTCCGGTTAAGTGGATGGCGGCGGAGACTCTCGCGGGGGGTCCTTGCAGGACGGAGAGTAATGTG tgGTCGTTTGGCGTTAGCGTTTGGGAAATTATGACGCAGGGGGACGTTCCTTATGAGAAGGAGTCGCCTGGTAATATGCTTGCTTATCTAACGGAAGGACAACGATTGGATCAGCCGCCTTCTTGCCCGAATCAAGT GTTTTCGTTGATGGGCCAGTGTTGGGCACTTTCGCCTGAGGATCGACCGAATTTTCACCAGTTGACTATCTCGTTGCATGAATTCTATGCAGCGTTGACCTGCTTTATATAG
- the LOC136195675 gene encoding low-density lipoprotein receptor-related protein 4-like, with protein sequence MFSVFLSFSMQIFGFLGCLSLLTLATTALPDQFLLIAQRTQIRGVDVNSGKDVISPIKSLFSSDFTAYGVDYAAETKEFIWPDAHAGRILVGNSTHQRTIATGLRLPIDVAYDWISRNVYFTDAVLDIVGVVSFDGDCHITLVKTGLDQPRSIVVDPEAGYVFWTDRGSNPKIERAYLSGKNRQTVFQGYGLPIALTLDRKAKKVYWLDSQHNTLESADYNGANWKILFIAATRSYDIHPFSAVFDGANVLWSDWTGRFILSAPITRPYQIKLVRRLGLMPYGIALYNSSNVGGTNGCAVNNGGCSQLCLPEPRGSHVCACCRGVLQSDNRTCLIDHEKSFPYFLVADYNSARGLDVETLADVHPPLRGLQLAIGIDYDPVRETIYYTDTYTDKIHAMYPNGTIETLVYGFIHPAGVAVDWIGCYVYFTDTFLNVVGFAKMNTSELVILIRDNMTNPRDIALDLTRGKMYWTDFYNSSGRIERADMDGKNREVIINNGLEQPSGLTLDIENEVIYWVDKKSLKIEKSNFDGTNRTTVASSLSDPFDLVFYNGSLYWTDWNEKNVVRMQVNASGVPISNATTYATPSPPLRIPSGIALYDPPSRLQTRENLTERYPPYCADSCAEEPREANASCNESDCCFCPPYCVPVTKDGKLSRSCFCTGNNAHLCHPMPTASIESKNESSGIITLVCKVAAGVDVNIPTLYTQWHEGIHSSIDFTWWFGETTTGSCHYHRLKIPIGQRNGTFSCSAANSYGTTISNKITIDSNTEPTNCSAEKGT encoded by the exons ATGTTCTCAG TCTTCTTGTCATTCTCAATGCAGATCTTCGGGTTCTTGGGTTGCCTGTCGCTATTGACGCTTGCAACGACAG CGTTGCCCGACCAGTTTCTGCTCATTGCCCAGAGAACGCAGattcgcggcgtcgacgtgaatAGCGGCAAAGACGTCATTTCGCCGATCAAAAGTCTCTTCAGCAGCGATTTCACCGCGTACGGCGTCGATTACGCGGCCGAAACGAAAGAATTCATTTGGCCTGACGCCCACGCTGGTCGCATCCTCGTCGGCAATTCGACGCATCAGAGAACAATTGCCACCGGCCTGCGTCTTCCGATTGACGTCGCCTACGATTGGATCAGCAGAAATGTCTACTTCACCGACGCTGTGCTTGACATCGTGGGAGTGGTATCCTTCGATGGCGACTGTCACATCACTTTGGTGAAAACGGGGCTCGATCAGCCTCGATCCATTGTCGTCGATCCCGAAGCCGGATACGTCTTCTGGACGGATCGAGGCTCTAATCCGAAAATCGAAAGGGCATACTTGAGTGGTAAGAATCGACAAACTGTGTTTCAGGGTTACGGTTTGCCGATTGCGTTGACACTCGAtcgaaaggcgaagaaagTTTATTGGCTGGATTCTCAGCATAACACT CTCGAGTCAGCCGATTATAATGGAGCAAATTGGAAGATCTTGTTTATCGCTGCAACCAGAAGCTATGACATTCATCCTTTCTCCGCTGTTTTTGACGGTGCTAACGTTCTGTGGTCCGATTGGACGGGGCGTTTCATTCTTTCGGCACCAATCACGCGTCCGTATCAAATCAAATTGGTAAGGAGACTCGGCCTCATGCCCTACGGCATCGCCTTGTATAATTCCAGTAACGTCGGAG GAACGAATGGTTGTGCTGTAAACAACGGAGGGTGTTCCCAGTTGTGCTTGCCGGAACCACGCGGGTCACACGTATGCGCCTGCTGTCGCGGAGTATTGCAGTCTGATAACAGAACGTGTCTCATTGATCACG AGAAATCTTTTCCGTACTTCTTGGTGGCTGATTATAACAGCGCACGAggtctcgacgtcgaaacgctaGCAGACGTTCATCCACCGCTACGCGGGCTACAGCTAGCAATAGGAATTGACTACGATCCCGTTCGAGAAACCATCTACTATACGGACACTTACACGGATAAAATACACGCAATGTATCCTAATGGTACCATCGAAACTTTGGTCTACGGCTTTATACATCCTGCTGGGGTGGCTGTCGACTGGATTGGATGCTACGTCTACTTCACGGACACGTTTTTGAACGTAGTAGGCTTTGCGAAAATGAATACGTCTGAATTGGTGATACTCATCAGGGACAATATGACTAATCCAAGAGACATTGCTCTGGATTTGACAAGGGG aAAAATGTATTGGACCGACTTCTATAATTCAAGCGGGAGAATTGAACGAGCCGACATGGACGGCAAAAATCGCGAGGTGATTATCAATAACGGTTTAGAGCAACCTAGCGGTCTGACACTTGATATTGAAAATGAAGTCATATATTGGGTAGACAAAAAGTCATTAAAA ATAGAAAAAAGCAATTTCGATGGAACAAATCGTACGACCGTGgcatcgtcgctttctgATCCATTTGACTTAGTATTCTACAACGGATCTCTGTACTGGACCGACTGGAatgagaagaacgtcgtACGTATGCAGGTTAATGCCAGTGGAGTGCCAATTTCGAACGCTACAACGTATGCCACTCCTTCCCCTCCTCTCCGAATTCCCTCGGGCATCGCACTCTACGATCCGCCAAGCCGTTTGCAGACACGAGAAAATCTGACCGAGCGATATCCACCATATTGTGCAGATTCATGTGCAGAAGAGCCAAGAGAGGCCAATGCAAGCTGCAATGAAAGCGACTGTTGTTTTTGTCCGCCGTATTGCGTTCCTGTTACAAAAGATGGGAAATTGTCAAGAAGCTGCTTTTGTACCGGAAACAACGCCCATCTTTGCCATCCAATGCCAACGGCTTCCATAGAAAGCAAGAACGAGTCTTCTGGTATCATCACCTTGGTGTGTAAAGTTGCTGCTGGCGTAGACGTCAATATTCCGACACTATACACTCAGTGGCATGAGGGTATACATTCTTCCATCGATTTTACTTGGTGGTTCGGAGAAACTACTACCGGATCTTGTCATTACCATAGGCTGAAGATTCCCATTGGCCAAAGAAACGGAACTTTTTCGTGCAGTGCCGCGAACTCATACGGAACGACAATTTCGAATAAAATCACGATTGACAGCAACACCGAGCCAACCAATTGTTCAGCGGAAAAAGGCACTTGA
- the LOC136195483 gene encoding low-density lipoprotein receptor-related protein 6-like produces the protein MIRYRWGLKRRRARNVENVLSLLVSPSGSAGMQIFEFLGCLSLLTLATAELPDQFLLIAQRTQIRGVDVNSGKDVISPIKSLFSSNFTAYGVDYAAETKEFIWPDAHAGRILVGNSTHQRTIATGLRLPVDVAYDWISKNVYFTDDLLDIVGVVSFDGDCHITLVKTGLDQPRSIVVDPEAGYVFWTDRGSNPKIERAYLSGKNRQPVFEGSGLPIALTLNRKAKTVYWLDSQHNALYSTDYNGAHQKTLFDLIGSYDIFPGGQTSRRLSTYSHAYTSPYNSTYLLTPYASYS, from the exons ATGATACGTTATCGCTGGGGATTGAAGCGGAGGAGAGCACGCAACGTTGAAAATGTCCTCAG TCTCCTTGTCAGTCCCAGTGGGTCAGCAGGAATGCAGATCTTCGAGTTCTTGGGTTGCCTGTCGCTACTGACGCTTGCAACGGCAG AGTTGCCCGACCAGTTTCTGCTCATTGCCCAGAGAACGCAGattcgcggcgtcgacgtgaatAGTGGCAAAGACGTCATTTCGCCAATCAAAAGTCTCTTCAGCAGCAATTTCACCGCGTACGGCGTCGATTACGCGGCCGAAACGAAAGAATTCATTTGGCCTGACGCCCACGCTGGTCGCATCCTCGTCGGCAATTCGACGCATCAGAGAACAATTGCCACCGGCCTGCGTCTTCCGGTTGACGTCGCCTACGATTGGATCAGCAAAAACGTCTACTTCACCGACGACTTGCTTGACATCGTCGGAGTGGTATCCTTCGATGGCGACTGTCACATCACTTTGGTGAAAACGGGGCTCGATCAGCCTCGATCCATTGTCGTCGATCCCGAAGCCGGATACGTCTTCTGGACGGATCGAGGCTCCAATCCGAAAATCGAAAGGGCATACTTGAGTGGTAAGAATCGACAACCTGTGTTTGAGGGTAGCGGTTTGCCGATTGCGTTGACACTCAATCGAAAGGCGAAGACAGTTTATTGGCTAGATTCTCAGCATAACGCT CTCTATTCAACTGATTATAATGGAGCACATCAGAAGACCTTATTTGACCTAATCGGAAGTTATGACATTT TCCCAGGTGGACAGACCAGTAGGCGTCTGTCCACCTACTCGCACGCCTACACTAGTCCTTACAACTCCACTTATCTACTTACTCCCTACGCGAGCTATTCTTAG